A window of the Bombina bombina isolate aBomBom1 chromosome 3, aBomBom1.pri, whole genome shotgun sequence genome harbors these coding sequences:
- the GJA9 gene encoding gap junction alpha-9 protein yields MGDWNFLGVILEEVHIHSTIVGKIWLTILFIFRMLVLGVAAEEVWNDEQSHFVCNTEQPGCRNVCYDQAFPISLIRYWVLQVIFVSSPSLVYMGHAIYRLRALEKERHRKKNQLKGELDGVDYEMTEDRKRLERELRQLEQRKLNKAPLRGSLLCTYVIHIFTRSAVEVGFMVGQHLLYGVQLASLYKCHRDPCPNVVDCFVSRPTEKTVFMLFMQCIAAVSLFLNILEIGHLGVKKVKKGCLVRYKIKNEFDDFYALKSHKSSAVTHTCMDTSSSPHKTLPSAPSNYTLLMEKQNDPAVYPILNPPCTFLPIEDEQTENCNTCIHDEQETKSINEMNSENIVETNFQNASLHTNEIISKMSSPEVKTIQNRAERRKGCIRSTHSSVESAPCLQMGTMPEMLSKDTVDCLFPNTVYNENTNIVKKSRRISAPLNFSRVVERGGFALDTACSNRGRNSLCGTRSWTPSKTDVKKGSRPHTPDSTGETGSDSKQNKTGEGSVTFSPSRRMSLASNASNRRFPTDLQI; encoded by the coding sequence ATGGGAGACTGGAATTTCCTAGGAGTCATCCTGGAGGAGGTCCACATTCACTCCACTATTGTCGGTAAGATCTGGCTTACCATCTTATTCATATTCCGGATGCTTGTCCTGGGTGTCGCAGCTGAAGAGGTTTGGAATGATGAGCAATCTCATTTTGTATGCAACACAGAGCAACCTGGGTGCAGAAACGTCTGCTATGACCAGGCATTTCCTATATCACTGATCAGATACTGGGTCCTGCAGGTTATTTTTGTGTCCTCCCCTTCTCTGGTTTACATGGGCCATGCCATCTACAGACTGAGAGCACTAGAGAAAGAAAGGCACAGAAAGAAAAACCAACTAAAAGGTGAACTTGATGGAGTAGACTATGAAATGACAGAAGATAGGAAAAGATTAGAACGTGAACTCCGACAACTTGAGCAAAGGAAGCTGAACAAGGCACCACTTCGCGGCTCCCTTCTCTGCACATATGTTATTCatatattcaccagatctgctgtTGAGGTTGGCTTCATGGTTGGACAGCATCTGCTGTATGGTGTTCAGCTGGCTTCACTTTACAAGTGCCATAGGGACCCATGTCCCAATGTAGTTGACTGTTTTGTATCCAGACCTACTGAGAAAACAGTGTTCATGCTATTCATGCAATGCATAGCTGCTGTTTCTTTATTTCTTAACATACTAGAGATTGGACACCTTGGGGTGAAAAAGGTCAAAAAAGGATGTTTGGTACGATATAAGATTAAAAATGAGTTTGATGATTTTTATGCATTAAAATCACATAAAAGTTCTGCAGTGACTCATACATGCATGGATACATCTTCCAGCCCACATAAGACATTACCTTCAGCACCCAGTAATTACACCTTGTTAATGGAAAAACAGAATGATCCAGCAGTATATCCTATTTTAAATCCTCCCTGTACTTTTCTCCCAATTGAAGATGAACAGACAGAGAACTGTAATACTTGTATTCATGATGAGCAAGAAACTAAATCAATAAATGAGATGAATTCAGAAAACATAGTAGAAACTAATTTCCAAAATGCCAGCTTACACACCAATGAAATAATAAGCAAAATGTCTAGCCCAGAAGTAAAGACTATACAAAACCGTGCAGAAAGAAGAAAAGGTTGCATTAGAAGTACCCATTCAAGCGTGGAGAGTGCCCCATGTCTGCAAATGGGAACTATGCCTGAAATGTTATCTAAAGACACCGTTGATTGTCTATTCCCAAATACTGTATACAATGAGAACACTAATATAGTCAAAAAGTCTCGGAGAATTAGTGCTCCACTAAACTTCTCAAGAGTGGTGGAAAGGGGTGGCTTTGCTCTTGATACTGCATGCAGCAATAGAGGACGAAACAGCTTATGTGGCACTAGATCGTGGACGCCATCAAAAACCGACGTTAAAAAAGGCAGCAGACCCCATACACCAGACTCTACAGGGGAGACAGGCTCGGATTCCAAACAGAACAAGACAGGCGAAGGTTCCGTGACTTTCTCTCCATCACGGAGGATGTCATTGGCAAGTAATGCCAGCAACCGACGTTTCCCTACAGATCTCCAGATCTAA